The genomic window ATAAAATCAAATATAATTTAAAGTATTCTAAAAACGGCTTATAAAATTCCGTGAATAATTGTATTTTAGTAAGCCTCTTTTACCAAAACTTTGAGTAAATGCTATCGAGAAAAATTTTACTTGTTGCTCTTTTAATATGCACGTTTGCCGGATTTTCTCAGGACAAGAAGCAGCGCCTGCCCAGTACTTTTACAGGCGTCTCAAAACCGATGAAACCGGTAAATGCTCTACGAAGTAAAAAAAACTTGATTCCAGCTTCTGAAAAACCTCAGGGAGGGGCACCTAGATTAAGGATTAAAAATAAAACCATACCTGGTAAAGGATTGCCGAAAGGTATGGATCCACTACTGTTAAAACAAAAAAGTTTTAAAGGAACTAAAGCACTTGCAGCTCCTATTCTTACTTTTGAAGCAGATGCAAGAGAGGCATCTCCATCAGACCCTACGGGTGCAGTAGGACCTAACCATTATGTAAGTGCAAGAAATTCGGCTTTCAGTATTCACGATAAGTCCGGCAATGTATTACAACAATCAATTTCGTTAGAAAATATTTTTGAAGGTGAAAACGATGGTGACCCAATTGTGTTCTACGATAATTTTGCAGACAGGTTTGTAATTACCCAGTTCTTTGGTGCTTTTTCGCAGGGCGCAGGACCTTTTGGGTTTTTAATTGCAGTATGTCAGGGGTCAAACCCGGTAACTGATGGTTGGTATACGTATCGGTATGAAGTGGATTCTTTTCCTGATTATCCTAAATTTTCAGTTTGGTCTGATGGTTATTATATTACCGCTAATAAGAATCAAAACAGTCCGTCAGTTAATGAAGTTGTATTTGTTCTGGAAAGAGATAAAATGTTAGTAGGCGAAGATACCGCTGGTATACAGGGATTTGCTTTACCCGGAGCCTTAACTAACGGATTTTACTCACCTTTAGCGTTTAATGCTATTGGCACCGTATTGCCCCCAAGAGGATTAGGTCATATTGTATATTATCAAGACGATTCGTGGGATGGGGTAAGTGAAGATAAGATAAAACTTTGGTCGTTAGGTGTGGATTGGGACACCCCTTCTAATTCTTTTATTGCAGAGGATCAGGAATTAAGTGTGAGCGGTGGAGATATTTCTGCTTTTGATGCTACTTTTAGTTCCGGAAGTACTCTCAATCTACCACAACCAGGAGGTGGTGGAGAAGATAAAGATGCGTTACAAGGTGCTATTATGCAGGTATTAAACTATAGAAGGTTCTGTGGTTACAACTCCGTAGTATTTAATTTTGCAGTAGATATAGACAATAGAGTTAACAGTTCAGGTAATGAACTGGATCATGTATCCGGAATACGTTGGTATGAGTTACGTCAAGATGGCGATAACGCCCCCTGGTACGTGAATCAAGAAGGGACATACGCTGCTCCGGGTGGAAAGAGTGCCTGGTGTGCGAGTATGGCCATGGATATTTACGGAAACATCGGGATGGGGTATTCTAGTGTGGGTACGGTTCAGGATGGTGCGGATAGAGATAGCTTTATTTCTCTTCATTATACCGGACGGTTAGTAGATGACCCTCCGGGAATGATGACCTTTGCTGAACAAACGATAAAGAATGGTACCGGAGTCAGTCAGGGAAAAGAGCGTTATGGTGATTATTCACATCTTACCGTAGATCCGATTGACCAAAACACTTTCTGGTTCATATCAGAATACCCGGAAGCAACCGGGACTAATATGAGAGATTACGTTGGGGTATTTAAAGTGGCTACGGCAATAGGTAATGATATAGGAGTTATTGCTATTGATGGTCCGGTAACCAGTACTTTTGAAAGTACTGAAAGTGTAAAGGTTCGAATTAAAAACTTCGGCGAAGTAGCCGCAAGTAATTTTCCGGTACAGTACAGTATCAATGGAGGTCCCGTAGTTACTGAAATTTTCAGCGGTACGATTTCTCCGGGAAACGAAGCAAATTTTACTTTTGCTAAACAAGAAGATTTTAGCGCAGAAAGGGAGTTTATGATTGAAGTGCAAACGGATTTGGCAAGTGATGCTACTCCAATTAATGATTGTACCAGTGCGGTTATCTTTAATTTACCAGCTGATGATGTAGGAGTTGCAGCGATAATCAATCCTAAAACCGGTACAGGACTAGCAATCGACGAACCGGTTATGGTTAATATTAAAAACTACGGGGGTAAAGCACAATCCGGTTTTGAAGTGTACTATGTAGTAGATAATGGTACTCGAATTACAGAACGATATAATGATGTTCTGGAAGGACAAAGCTCACAATTTTTTACGTTCAGTCAAACTTTTGATTTTTCGGATTTTAGAACTTATATAGTGGAGTCCGGAACTATACTGTCAAACGATCAGAATTTAAATAACGACCTGGTTATAGAAGAGGTACTTCATGAGCAATGTAATCCTACCTCTAATTGTTCGCAAAGTCAGGATGGAATTATTTCTTTTGAATTGTCTAATGTGGTAAATAGGGATATACCTTGTAATGACGGATATGAAAGGTTTCCTAACCTAATCATAGATATTGCAAAAACTGAAGAGTATGTGTTAACCATACAAACAGGTTTTGTATCAGAAGAATCTCAACGTTTTTCCATATGGATTGATTATGATGATAATACGGTTTATGAGGAAGATGAACTTGTCTTAAGTAATCAGGTAATCAAATCAAATTTTGAAGATCAAAAATATAAATTTGAAGTTAGTGCAGATGCCCCCGTAGGGCAACATCGTATGCGTATCAGAGGGGCTGATACTCAAAACTCCGGGGGAGTTACTAAGTTAAATGATCCTTGCGCTGAAATTACCTTTGGAACCACTCATGATTATTTTGTAAAAATTAGTGAACGGGTAGAAGACTCAGATATTGTAGTGGTAAGTGGAGATAATGATCAATTTACCTTTACTATGAGTGATTTTAATGCAGATGAAAGCCTTCCTATTAATATTTATGACTTGTCCGGTCAAATAATTCATTCTAATGTAATTACTAAAAATTCAGGTATTTTTGAATATGACCTGGATATGTCATATGTTCAATCTGCAATTTATTTTGTTCAGATTGGTAGTAATA from Aquimarina sp. ERC-38 includes these protein-coding regions:
- a CDS encoding GEVED domain-containing protein gives rise to the protein MLSRKILLVALLICTFAGFSQDKKQRLPSTFTGVSKPMKPVNALRSKKNLIPASEKPQGGAPRLRIKNKTIPGKGLPKGMDPLLLKQKSFKGTKALAAPILTFEADAREASPSDPTGAVGPNHYVSARNSAFSIHDKSGNVLQQSISLENIFEGENDGDPIVFYDNFADRFVITQFFGAFSQGAGPFGFLIAVCQGSNPVTDGWYTYRYEVDSFPDYPKFSVWSDGYYITANKNQNSPSVNEVVFVLERDKMLVGEDTAGIQGFALPGALTNGFYSPLAFNAIGTVLPPRGLGHIVYYQDDSWDGVSEDKIKLWSLGVDWDTPSNSFIAEDQELSVSGGDISAFDATFSSGSTLNLPQPGGGGEDKDALQGAIMQVLNYRRFCGYNSVVFNFAVDIDNRVNSSGNELDHVSGIRWYELRQDGDNAPWYVNQEGTYAAPGGKSAWCASMAMDIYGNIGMGYSSVGTVQDGADRDSFISLHYTGRLVDDPPGMMTFAEQTIKNGTGVSQGKERYGDYSHLTVDPIDQNTFWFISEYPEATGTNMRDYVGVFKVATAIGNDIGVIAIDGPVTSTFESTESVKVRIKNFGEVAASNFPVQYSINGGPVVTEIFSGTISPGNEANFTFAKQEDFSAEREFMIEVQTDLASDATPINDCTSAVIFNLPADDVGVAAIINPKTGTGLAIDEPVMVNIKNYGGKAQSGFEVYYVVDNGTRITERYNDVLEGQSSQFFTFSQTFDFSDFRTYIVESGTILSNDQNLNNDLVIEEVLHEQCNPTSNCSQSQDGIISFELSNVVNRDIPCNDGYERFPNLIIDIAKTEEYVLTIQTGFVSEESQRFSIWIDYDDNTVYEEDELVLSNQVIKSNFEDQKYKFEVSADAPVGQHRMRIRGADTQNSGGVTKLNDPCAEITFGTTHDYFVKISERVEDSDIVVVSGDNDQFTFTMSDFNADESLPINIYDLSGQIIHSNVITKNSGIFEYDLDMSYVQSAIYFVQIGSNTTGRTAKFIVP